Within Capra hircus breed San Clemente chromosome 7, ASM170441v1, whole genome shotgun sequence, the genomic segment tgaaactggagccgattatacagagtgaagtaagccagaaagaaaaacaccaatacagtatactaacacatatatatggaatttaggaagatggcaatgatgaccctgtatgcaagacagggaaagagacacagatgtgtataacggacttttggactcagagggagagggagagggtgggatgatttgggagaatgacattctaacatgtatactatcatgtaagaattgaatcgccagtctatgtctgaggcaggatgcagcatgcttggggctggtgcctggggatgacccagagagatgttatggggagggaggtgggaggggggttcatgtttggaaacgcatgtaagaattaaagatattaaaatttaaaaaataaaagctaaaaaaattaaaaaaaaaaacacaaaggctgtgaaaagagacaaagaaggacactacataatgatcaaaggatcaatccaagaagatataacaattataaatatatatgtacccaacataggagcaccactgTATGTAAGACAAATTATGAAagaggattttctatgtagaggatcatgtcatctgcaaacagtgagttttacttcttcttttccagtctgaattccgtttatttctttttctactctgattgccatggccaaaacttccaaaactatgttgaataatagtggtgagagtgggcacccttgtcttgttcctgactttatgggaaatgctttcaattgttcaccattgaggataatgtttgctgtgggtttgacatatatagcttttattatgttgaggtatgttccttctattcctgctttctggagggtttttatcataaatggatgttgggttttgtcaaaggctttctctgcatttattgagataatcatataatatttatctttcaatttgataatgtggtatattacattgattgatttgtggatatgaaaagaatccttgcatccctgggataaagcccagttggtcatgatgtatgatctttttaacaagttgttggattctgtttgataggattttgttaaggatttttgcatctatgttcatcagtgatattggccagtagtttttttttttttttttttccgtggcatctttgtctggttttggtattagggtgatggtggccttatagaatgagtttggaagtttactttcctctgcaattttctggaagagtttgagtaggataggtgttagctcttctctaaatttttggagaattcatctgtgaagccatcttgtACCAAgctttttttttgctggaagatttctgactacagtttcaatttctgtgcttgtgattagtctgttaagattttctatttcttcctggttcagttttggaaagttgtacttttctaagagtttgtccatttcttccaaattgtccATTTTACTGTCAtacagttgctgatagtagtctcttatgatcctttgtatttctgtgttgtctgttgtgatttctccactttcatttccaattttgttgatttgatttttctctctttgtttcttgatgagtctggctcatCTTGAtgagtttgtcaattttatttattttcttaaagaagtagcttttagttttgctgatttttgctatggtttcctttatttctttttcatttatttctgccctaatttgaAGGTTCCtttcaaattaaattaaattaaattaaattaaattattaaccctggggttctttatttcttccttttctagttgctttaggtgtagagttaggttatttatttgacgtttttcttgtttcttgaagtaagcCTGTATTGCTTACTTCAAGTTTataaactttccccttagcatagtttttacagtgtcccataggttttgggttgttgtgttttcattttcattcgtttctatgtgtattttgatttctttttttatttcttctgtgatttgttggttattcagcagcgtgctgttaagcctccatatgttggaatttttaatagcttttctcctgtaattgacatctaatcttactgcattgtggccagaaaagatgcttggaggatttcaatttttttgaatttgccaaggctagatttatggcccaggatgtcatctatcctagagaaggttccatgtgcacttgagaaaaaggtgaaattcattgttttggggtgaaatgtcctatagacatcaattaggtctaactggcctattaaatcttttaaagtttgagttttcttgttaattttctgtttagttgatctatccatacgTTTGCACGGGGtgttaaaatctcccactattgtgttattgttaatttcccctttcatacttgttagcatttgccttacatattgtggtgctcctatgttgggtgcatatatatacatatatatatataattatatcttcttcttggattgatcctttgattattgtttagtgtccttctttgtctcttttcacagtctttagtttaaagtctattttacctGATATGAGTACTGCtaatcctgctttcttttggtctctatttgcgtggaatatctttttccagcccttcactttcagtccgtatgtggcccctgttttgaggtgggtctcttgtaaacagcatatataggggtcttgtttttgtatccattcagccagtctttgtcttttggttggggcattcaacccatttacatttaaggtaattattgacaaGTATGGTcctattgccatttactttattgttttcggttcaagtttatacaccctttctgtgtttcatgcctagagaagatcctttagcatttgttggagagctggtttggtgatgttgaattctctgagcttttgcttgtctgtaaagcttttgatttctccttcatatgtgaatgagatccttgctgggtgctTAATCTCAGTtgtagttttttctcttttatcactttaagtatgtcctgccattaccttctggcctgaaaagtttctaatgaaagatcagctgttatcctgatgggaatccccttgtgtgttatttgttgtttttcacttgctgcttttaatatttgttctttgtgtttgatctttgataatttgattaatatgtgtcttggggtgttttgcgtTGGGCTTATTCTGTTTGGGACTctttgggtttcttggacttgggtgattatttcatTCCCCATTTTAGGgcatttttcaactattatctcctcaagtattttttcatgttttttttgtttgtttgtttgtttatttgtttgtttgtcttcctcttctgggactcctatgattcgaatgttggggcatttaacattgtcccagaggtctcaaggtttcttcatttattttaattcttttttccctctctgactcatttatttctaccattctatcttatACCTCACTTTACTATCTTCTGCCTTCATTATTcaactgttggttccctccagagtgcttttgatctcatttattgtattattcattatatattgactctttttttgtttcttctaagtccttgttaaacatttctcgCATGTtcttaatccttgtctccaggctatttatctgtaactccattttgttttcaagattttggatcactttcagtatcattattctgaattctttttcaggtagattccctatctcttttttgtttggtttggtgtgcatttatcctgttcctttacctgctgggtatttatctgccttttcatcctgtttatattgctgtgtttggggtggcctctctgtattctggcagtttgtgattcctctttattgtggaggttcctcgctgtgggtggggttggatgggtggcttgtcaaggtttcctggttagggaagcttgtgtcggtgttctggtgaaGGGAGCTGGATTTCgtttctctggagtgcaatgaagtgtccagtagtgagttttgagatgtcagtgggtttggtgtgactttgggaagcTGTGTATTGAAGCTCAGAGCTATGTTCCTATGTTAGTGGAGAATTTGTATGGTATgttttgctctggaacttgtggGCTCTTGGGttctgcttggtttcagtgtaggtatggaggcatttgatgagctcttatcgattaatattccctggagtcaggagttctctggtattctcaggttttggacttaagcctcctgcttcctggttttcagtcttattcttatagtagcgtcaagacttctccatctatacagatGCGCCAATGatcaaacatctaggttaatgatgaaaatttTCTCCACAGTGAGTGACAACTGGAGAGTTACACAGAGtttcatggagaagagaagagggaagagggagatagTGGTGACGAGGTGAGaagaggggaatcaaaaggagagagagcaagctagccagtaatcacccCCTAAGTGCTCTCCAcatctggatccctcagagatgttcatggagttacacagagaagagaaaagggaggcaggagacagaggtaaccaggaggataaaagggggaatcaaaaggagagacacagatccagccagtaatcagttccccaAGTATTCTCCACATCCCgcaacacacaaagagattcacagagttggttagagaagagaagggctagggaggagatagaggtgacctggtggagaaaaagaatagtcaaaagggggagagagcaaccAAGCCaataatctcactcccaagtaaaaatgggtaatGAAGATTGAGTTCTTAAAGGTACACAAGTGATAAATACCaataagcaaagattaaaaatctagagtagaggttagattctcaaaaacacaatattaaaagaaaaccaaattcagaaaaattataaaatatatatatgaagctttctttaaaaatagggtccttttttgcaaggtaatagtaggttataatggagaaggcactggcaccccactccagtactcttgcctggaaaatcccatggatagaggagcctggtagcctgcagttcatggggttgctaagagtcggacacgactaagcgacttcactttcacttttcactttcacgctttggagaaggaaatggtaacccactccagtgttcttgcctggagaatcccagggacagtggagcctggtgggctgccgtctatggggtcgcacagagttggacacgactgaagcgacttagcagcagcagcagtagcagtaggttataaaaatgaaaatcaaaggagTAATATAGGactgaaaaacattaaaatgacaatagtaaaaatatatctaggaatttctctggagctgttgcagacattgtggggtcagttcattttcagatagttccttgatccagcttatacttctcaagatctctaggccccttccaatgtagtcagtgctaactacagggttttaatctgttgcacctgtcacttccaaagcagttccctctgtttatttagcttcttctgtttgatgGTCTCTTCAgagtctaatttctgccctgacacaagggggcgatgGTGATcactttttaggctcacttgttcagtcgtgctgtggggagggaggaacactgcaagcaaatatcactggcgtgtgtggggagtgctcacagtgtttcagccgcactgggtttgcccctgctcacagtATGTGTGCTTTCATGGTCTACacttctcaggctctaggttgctctgccaggaactgtctgatgcatgccctgggttgcgtgcacttcccaagtctaagctgctcaggctcaggttcttgggtactccacaaaagcgcagactcagttgggcctgcgttttgtgcccttcataggtccgagtagctcaggtgaccaggtgcttggtgagcgtGGTCACCGCCAGGTGAGgggtgcatcttatcacctcccctgtctcagctgctcagttttctgggtgtacaacaggcgcaccttctcaggtgtgccgtgtgtctcttctggggagctgatctctggctgtgaccctcccagcagatgtcaactgtccagaatcccaagaagtcttagttagcaatgaagcctACTTGCAGTTTGGcagaggatgcctctctggggctgcgattgcccccttctggctctggctgcccctgcctgcctgtctctggcaggggatgggccggtccgcagctggctagctctgctcagttctTTATTCTGTGACCAGggctggcagtgtcttaggttagggcttttcatgggatagttctttctctccctcttctctctctctctctggctatcccacagtccTGGTTGCCATCTCAAGttcccttggggcattcaggcccagtcttTACCCTAAacaatgcagcccgtgcctccctgtccagcccccacttgctagtggcagatgagAGTGTCTGGGCTGCTTCTCCACTGAGTGTTGCCattaggcatgtaatctgtgggttttatttatttattcatttatttttcctcccagttatgttgccctctgagattccaagatTCGTCACAGACCCGCCAGTGGGAGtgtttcctgttttctctctctcttttttaaaatttttatttttactttattttactttacaatactgtattgattttgccataaattgacatgaatctgccacgggtgtacatgagttcccaatcctgaacccccctcccacctcccaccccatatcatctctggatcatccccgtgcaccagccccaagcatcctgtatcttgggaagggcacaaaactgaGGGTTACctggtttctctctttttaaagacacttttcccaggacagatctccatccctacctcttttgtctctctttttatcactTATATTTTgttctacctcctttcaaagagaatgggttgcctttctgggtgcctgatgtcctctgccagcattcagaagtttttTTGTGGGacttgctcagcgttcaaatgttcttttgatgaattcgtgggggagaaagtggtctccccatcctattcctccaccatcttaggaccctCAAGACATTACTCGTAGTAAATTCTTCTTAATTCTGTGATACTCGATCAAAtaaagggaattttaaaatatttttgatccaaAGATAGGAAAATGgtgggaaggaaaaaataaaaactgtctaTATATAAGACTGAGAATAAAGCTTAAAAAGAGACTTCCTAAAATTCTATAAAGATACTGAAttcaaacaaggaaaaaaaatggaaatcctaaaaaaaaagtggaagggGCAAATTTTATTTCACAATGATCAAAGAACAACTTCTGGTTTTGATACTTTGAGTCATGCAATCCAGAGCACTAGTATAATTGGTCTTTTATACTTGGCATCAAATACAATCTCTTTAGACCCTCTTTTAAATCTCGGTTTCTCAGACTGTAGATGAAAGGGTTTAGCATGGGTGTGACCACAGTGTACATCACCGAGGCGACTGTACTTGAATGTGAGGTGTGGGTAGCAGCAGAGCTAAGGAACACTCCTACTGctgtaaaataaaacaggaagacAATTGAGAGGTGGGACACACAGGTGGAAAATGCTTtatacttcccctgagctgatgTGATTTTACATACGCAGGAAACTATTTTAGAATATGAGTAAAGGATACCAGCAAAAGGACCAACACCCATCAGGACAGCTGAAAAATACATCACTATGTTATTAAGAAAGTTGTCAGAACTGGCAAGTTGTACCATCTGACTGAGTTCACAGAAAAAGTGGGGAATTTGTACAACTGGACAGAAGGACAATCGCAACACCATTAAGCTGTGTAGCAAGGAATACAAGGCAATCAGCACCCAGGATATCAGAACCAGCAGTCCACAGAGCCGGGGGCTCATGATGACCATGTAGTGCAGGGggtggcagatggccacataCCGATCATAGGCCATCACACTCAGGAGAATGTCATCTAATCCTGCAAAGAGAATGTAAAAATACATCTGGGTGATGCAGCCTTCATAGGTTATGACTTTGCTCTGTGTCTGGATGTTCCACAGCATCTTtgggatggtggtggaggtgaaaCAGATGTCTACAAAGGACAGATTGGAGAGGAGGAAATACATaggggtgtggaggtgggagtcTGAGCTGACGGCCAGGATGATGAGCAGGTTTCCAAATACAGTGATTAGGTACATGGAGAGGAAAACCCCAAATATGAGAGGCCGTAGTTCTTGTTCTTCTgaaagtcccagaagaagaaactcTGAAATTCGTGTATTATTCCCTGGTTCCATGGGGTGGAGGTGACTACCAGGAAAAAGGGAAACAACATGACTAGTTTGCACACAAACTGGCATAATTCACATAGCTGAAATACTGCAATTTCTATTTAGCCCTCAAGTAATTGATCTTAATACCTTATTTATAGAAAAGTTCTCTTCCAAAGTATACTCCATTTCATCTCTGACAAAGTTTTTTGTCCCATTCTCATCACATTGGCAAAGAGCTCATATATTCTAGAGTTCTAATGaggtatttcttcatttatttgagaaatacatatttaatgcTGACCCAGTAGAaagtgtggacttccctggtggctcagaggttaaactatctgcctccagtgcaggagacctgtgttcgatccctgggtcgggaagatcccctggagaaggaaatggcaatccactccagtattcttgcctggaaaatcccatggagggagaagcctagtaggttacaatccatggggtcacaaagagtcagacatgactgagagacttcaccttcaccttcaccttcagtaGAAAGTGCTGAAAAATAAACCTCTCCCAATCCAAGGATGGTGAATGAGgatatttcaataaaacatgATAGACTATGTCAGAATGTGCTATGAAGAAAACAAATCCAGGTATAAAGGAGAGAGTGGTAGGGGGTGTTATTTTGTCCTGAGTTTTCAGGGAAGAGCTTCAAACTAGGTGATGTTTGAAGATtcctgaagagagagagaagaagcctTTGTGATGTCAGAAGAAGTGTGTGCCTGGCAGAGGGAGCTGCCACTGCTAagaacctgacaaagatgcttgTTCCACAAGTTCAAGTGCAAACAAGGAAGCCAGGGGGCAAAGGAATAAGTAGGAGGGGGAGTGATTAGAGATGTTGTCAAGGATGCTGAGGAACAAGGTGGCCTTCCTGCTACAGCTGAACCTTCAGCACATAGAAAATCCCTCCTTCCATGTGGTTCCTTGCACTTTATGAATTTAGTTTAAAATCATCCTGTGAATTATGTCAGTTTCCCTACCTAATTCCATCTATTGACTAACTTCTGACCTCTGTATTATAAGTCATCTTAACATATGAGTACAGATGCCTCTGctttaatgccaaagaatgctcaatctaccccacaattgcactcatctcacacgctagtaaagtaatgctcaaaattttccaagccagacttcagcaatatgtgaactgtgaacttcctgatattcaagctggttttagaaaaggcagaggaaccagagatcaaattgccaacatctgctgggtcatcaaaataacaagagagttccagaaaaacatctatttctgctttattgactatgccatagcctttgactgtgtggatcacaataaactgtggaaaattctgaaagagatacgaataccagaccacctaacctgcctcttgagaaacctatatgcaggtcaggaagtaacagttagaactggacatggaacaacagactggttccaaataggaaaaggagtacatcaaggctggatattgtcaccctgcttatttaacttctatgcagagtacatcatgagaaatgctgggctggaagaagcacaagctggaatcaagattgccaggagaaatttcaataacctcagatatgcagatgacaccacccttatggcagaaagtgaagaggaactaaaaagcctcttgatgaaagtgaaagaggagagtgaaaaagttggcttaaagctcaacattcagaaaatgaagatcatggcatctggtctcattacttcatgggaaatagatggggaaacagtggaaacagtgtcagactttatttttgggggctccaaaatcactgcagatggtgattacagccatgaaattaaaagatgcttactccttgaaagaaaaattatgaccaacctagatagcatattcaaaagcagagacattactttgtcgattaaggtccgtctagtcaaggctatggtttttccagtagtcatgtatggatgtgagagttggactgtgagaaggctgagcgctaaaaaattgatgtttttgaactgtggtgtcttaaaagactcttgagagtcccttggactgcaaagagatccaaccagtccattctgaaggagatcagccctgggtgttctttggaaggaatgatgctacggctaaaattccagtactttggccacctcatgcaaagagttgattcattggaaaagactctgatgttgggaggtattgggggcaggaggagaaggggacgacagaggatgagatggctggatggcatcactgactcaatggacgtgagtctcagtgaactctgggagttggtgatggacagggagacctggtgtgctgtgattcatggggtcacaaagagtcagatacaactgagcgactgaactgaactgaactgaactgaacagatgccTCTGCTTTAAGATCTGGTCTCTCTTCACAAGGCACaggcacgcgcgcgcgcacacacacacacacacaactcacacacacacacatgatgttTCTGGTTTGTATTACTATCATGAAATGGTCACCCAGATCCACCATCGTTAGGTCGTGAATGGTTAGCACATCGAGCTTGTCAGATCAAATTATTATTCTCCAAAAGAATGTATAACTTTTACCCAGAAGttccaggatttttttaaaaatttatggtgTTTTTCATTGAAGCATaatagctttacagaattttgttgttttctatcaaacctcaaaatgaataagccataggtatacatatatcccatcccttctgaacctccctcctatctccctgtGCATCCCACCCCCAAATTCCAGTTTATAAACATCCTATAGACCAATAAATTGTTGGTAAGGCCAATTTCTTCTCGGTATTTAGAGAAGAATGAGaagtgtgagagagaaagaaaaaagtgaaatgaaatggaCATAGGCAAATTAAGAGGGAAAATATGCAATAAACTCAAATGGCCTCTGAGACAATCCATCAACGAAAAGTTTCCTTGCTTCACCAATATTCCAATTCCAGTGGCATCTCCTTGATGcccaagaaataataataaagagaaaaatatttttccaaggacaTAAACAGGGATATATTCACGATGTGATATATATCACTGTTTAAATATCTCAAGAGAATAAGAAAATGGAACATAAACTACCAattcaaaatcagaaataaatgaaatataataaaagttggatatattttatatgaagaaGCAGAATACTGCTTTTTCTTGAGAAGTTTTCCTATTTGTTTACTTCAGTTCATAAATAAGATTATTAGACTTATTGTCTACTTTTCCTGAAAGCCTTTTATGTCTCCCATTCCTTCTCACGGGGCTCCCTTGGTGGCTCttaagtaaaaaatctgcctgcaatccaggaagccaaggttcaatcccttcatcaggaagattccctggagaaggcaatggcaccccactccagtactcttgcctggaaaatctcatggacggaggagcctggtaggctgcagtccatggggtcgctaagagtcgaatacgactgagggacttcactttcacttttcactttcatgcattggagaaggaaatggcaacccactccagtgttcttgcctggagaatcccagtgatgggggagcctagtgggctgccgtctctggggtcgcacagagttggacacgactgagcgacttcactttccagtattctggcctgggaaatttcatagacagaggagctgggtgggcaacagttcatggggtcacaaaaggatcagatataacttagcaactaaaccaccaccaccattcctTCTAACTGAACTTCCTCTATTACCATTTGTCAACATTGACGAATGAAggattcactttatttttagacCTAAATAGATACACTAATATTAGGAAGGCCAGAAAATAACAGCAGTGACCTCTGGCCTCTGGACTATGCTAGATTGGTCCTCAGTGACATCAGGTGCATGCTCCTGGATTCCATCCTCTTTGACCTTCTCCTGAAATGTGTGAAATGTGGAGCTCTCAC encodes:
- the LOC102180757 gene encoding olfactory receptor 7A5-like gives rise to the protein MEPGNNTRISEFLLLGLSEEQELRPLIFGVFLSMYLITVFGNLLIILAVSSDSHLHTPMYFLLSNLSFVDICFTSTTIPKMLWNIQTQSKVITYEGCITQMYFYILFAGLDDILLSVMAYDRYVAICHPLHYMVIMSPRLCGLLVLISWVLIALYSLLHSLMVLRLSFCPVVQIPHFFCELSQMVQLASSDNFLNNIVMYFSAVLMGVGPFAGILYSYSKIVSCVCKITSAQGKYKAFSTCVSHLSIVFLFYFTAVGVFLSSAATHTSHSSTVASVMYTVVTPMLNPFIYSLRNRDLKEGLKRLYLMPSIKDQLY